The nucleotide sequence AGAGATCAGCAATAACCGTAGGCATTTTAAGAAAACAGAAGATCTGTATTATTTGGTTTTGAATCTTCACATGGTCGAAAAAACAGAAGTATCTGAGACAGAATTTGAATTTTTACGTTATGAATGCCGAATCATTGAAGAATACTTGATGCAGATACCAGACTATGGTCAATTTGAACTATCTATTCTAGCTGATTTTCCTTGGATATTCAGTGATCGGTTCATTGAGAACAATTATTTGAAAATCAAAAAAAGAATGCGACGATTAGCACAGTTGAACAATCATGAGCAGTATCTCTTTACTTTTTTAATGAACCTGACTTCGTTTTATATAGAAAATGGTCGGTTGAAAAAGGCACGTAGTGTGAATGAAGATATGAAACGGAGCTTAGCACATAAAGAAAGAAGTACAGTGATCTATGAAACATTGATGGCAGATTATTATCAAAGATTGATTTCTGCTGCTTTAGGGGAAGAAAAGACGAAAGACTACCAAGAATTCTTCACAGTGCTCGAATATATGTTAGGAAAGAATCAACGGAGGTCCTTAGAGAAAAAACTGCTGGTCTAGTTGCTGGGTTCAGCAATGGCCAGCAGTTTAGAATTTGTATCACTTCGCCGCTTTTTCAGACGGTTTGTTTATATCGAATGGCGGGAAAAAGCGGGCGATCTCTTTTACCGCAGCATCACGGGAATCAGAAGCGTGAATGATGTTTTCAGTCCCCGGCAGCGCGTAGTCTCCTCGGATCGTACCTGGAACAGCATCGGCAGCTTTTGTTGCTCCAACCATCTTACGGACGATATCGATCACTTCCTCGCCGACCAGCACAAGATAAACGACAGGACCGGAAGTCATGTAATCGATCAGTTCATCAAAAAAACTGCGCTCAGTCAAGTGCTGATAATGTTCTTTTGCTAATTCAGGAGTCATAGTTTCAAACTTCATTTCAGCAATGGCCAGTCCCTTTGCTTCAAAACGTTGGATGATGCTTCCGACTAAATGGCGTCTCACGCCGTCTGGCTTGATAATAACAAGTGTTCTTTCCATAACAGCACCTCATTTCCTACTATATTTCTATTATAGCGGGAGGTGGAAAATGAGACAAATAAAACCGCGTGAGACAGGAATATAACGTGTGTATTTTAAAAAAAGTATGAAAAACATGGAAAATTGATTTGACATCCTCTTTTTTAGTTGTTATATTAACGAAGGAAAACCGAATAAGATTTGTTAGGTGAGGCTCCTATACAAACATAGGCTACTGCCCAAAAACGTCGAGAGACGCCAATGGGTAGAACAGGAATTGTCGAGATAAGGCTTTTCATAAGGTAGCTAAAAGCAGGTATCTGCTTTTTACGTTGTACAGTGTCAAAACTCAACGATGAGATCTGAGAAGCTTTTTTTAATATGCTTTTTCAAACCTTTCGCTGAGTATTTGGCGAGAGGTTTTTTTGTTGCCGCAAATCCCCATCGGTGAAAAATAAAAAGGAGGTGGTCTAATTGGAAAAATAACTATTCGAAAAATGATTGGAAGTCATGAATTAAAATTACTTAGTAAAGGAGATGAGAACAAATGGATGACAGTCATTCGAAAAACAAGGATCTAGAGGAAAGGCCAGGGCTATTATCTATCTGTTCTCAGCCCCTTTCAGTTTTTTCTCTATCGATCCGATGAATAGCTAAAGACCAAAAGCAGCGAGAACAGCTGTCTTTTGGACACAAAGGAGAGATTGAGATGGAAAAAAAGAAAGATACACAAAAAATCTATGCAGCTTTTGCTGGAAAAACGAAACAAGAATTATTTGAACTATTCCATGCATCAGCAAATGGATTGACAGAAGAACAAATCGAACGTTCAAGAGAAAATTACGGTGAAAATGCGATTTCATATGGCAAAAAAACACCATTCATTGTAGAAATATTGAAAGCATACATCACGCCATTTACATTAGTGTTGATCGCATTAGGAATTATTTCATTCATCACGGAATATGTATTAGCAGCTCCTGGAGATAAAGATCTTTTCGGTGTAGCCATTATCTTCACTATGGTTATCGTCAGCGGGACAATGACGTTGATTCAGTCCGTACGTTCCAATCAAGCGGCTGAAAAACTGAAATCACTTGTGAAAGTAACGGCAGCTGTAAAACGTAATGGAAAGTACACAGAGATTCCTATGGAAGAAATCGTCTGTGGAGATCTTGTTCGGCTTTCAGCAGGGGATATGATACCAGCGGATATGCGTTTATTGTCCGCAAAGGATTTATTCATTTCCCAAGCAGCATTGACAGGGGAAAGCTATCCAGTAGAAAAGCATGCGAAAGTATGTGAAGACGATCAGCAAAGCGAAACAAGTTACGAAAATCTTGTCTTTATGGGAAGTAATGTCATCAGTGGAAGTGCGGAAGGAATCATTGTTTCTGTTGGAAATGAAACACTATTTGGTCATGTAGCAGAAACGCTATCTGAAAAACCAATTCAATCAAGCTTTGAATTAGGCATCCATAAAACATCCATGCTACTGATCAAATTTATGTCATTGATGGCTCCAGCAGTTATCGTCATCAATGGGCTTACAAAAGGGGATTGGCTAGAAGCTTTTCTTTTTGGACTATCTGTAGCAGTTGGTCTAACACCTGAAATGCTTCCAATGATCGTTACGACGAATTTGGTCAAAGGAGCAAGTGTGATGGCCAAAAAAGGAACAGTGATCAAAAATTTGAATGCCATCCAGAACTTTGGTGCAATCGATGTGTTATGTACGGATAAAACGGGGACATTGACACAAGATAAAATCATTCTTGAATATCATATGGATTGTGAAGGAAATGAAGATGATCGTGTTTTGCGCCATGCGTATCTAAATAGCTACTATCAAACAGGGCTGAAAAATTTGTTAGATGTGGCTATCATTGATGAAGCAACAGAAACTTTAGATACAGATAAGATCAATTATCAAAAAGTGGATGAAATTCCTTTTGATTTTGAACGTCGTCGTATGAGTGTTGTGGTTGCTGATCCAGCTGGTAAAACACAAATGATCACAAAAGGCGCGATTGAAGAAATGCTGAACATTTCTAAATTTATTGATCTTGGCGGTACTGTTACACCATTAACAAAAGAACGAAAAGAAGCCGTACTTGCAAAAGTACAGTCACTTAATGAAGATGGCTTACGAGTGATTGGTGTCGCACAAAAGACCAATCCAAGCGTCGTTGGAGAATTTTCAGTCAAAGATGAGTCAGACATGGTTTTGATTGGTTATCTTGCTTTCCTTGATCCACCAAAAGAAACAACGAAACAAGCGTTGAAAGCTCTGAAAGAACATGGTGTAGCTGTAAAAGTTCTGACTGGGGACAACGAATTAGTTACACGTTCAGTGTGCCGTCAAGTAGGTCTAGAGATCAATGAATTGGTTACCGGTGAGAAAATCTCGGAAATGAGTGATCATGAATTAGCACAAGTAGCTGAAGACCATGAAGTATTCGTAAAATTGAATCCTCAGCAAAAAGCACGTTTGACGACAGCTTTACGTAAAAATGGTCATACTGTCGGATTTTTAGGAGATGGTATCAATGACGCTCCTGCAATGAAAGTGGCTGATATCGGTATTTCTGTAGATACAGCTGTGGATATTGCGAAAGAATCTGCAGACGTGATCCTTTTAGAAAAAGATTTGACGATTTTGGAAAGAGGCCTTCTTTCTGGACGAGAAACTTTTGGGAATATCATGAAATATATCAAGGCTACAGCAAGTTCTAATTTTGGCAATATGTTTTCCGTGCTGATTGCAAGTACGTTCCTGCCATTTTTACCAATGCTGCCTTTACAACTTTTGTTTTTGAATCTGATCTATGATGTTTCCTGCATTTCCTTGCCATGGGATCGGATGGATAAAGAATATTTGGACGAGCCAAAAAAATGGAATGCATCTAGTATTGGGGAATTCATGGTTTACTTTGGTCCAACAAGTTCGATATTTGATATTACTACTTACTTGTTGATGTATTTTGTTATTTGTCCTGCTGTAGTGGGCGGAAGTTTCCATACATTGGATAGTTCACAGCGAGTGATTTTCATCGCATTATTCCATGCAGGATGGTTTGTCGAATCACTATGGACACAAACCTTAGTGCTCCATGCACTGCGTACACCGAAAGTACCATTTATCCAAAGCAACGCAACATTTGCCATGTTTGTTATCACTACATTAGGAATTATTGTCGGTTCTGTCCTTCCTTTTACAAGTTTTGGTGCTGAATTAGGCTTGATGCCACTTCCTGGCAATTACTGGTTATGGTTATTTGCTACAGTCATCGCTTATCTGGCGCTTGTGACAGCTGTGAAGAAAATCTATATCCGTCGATTCCAAGAACTCTTATAAACGAGAAGGCTGGTTCTTTGCTTCTGTTCTTTTTGGACCAGTCGTGCTAAACTATGTGTATTGTTTTGGAAAGGATTAATGTATAGATGAAAGGTGCAATATTTGATTTAGATGGTTTGTTAGTTGACACAGAAAAAACGTATCGTGATGGCTGGCTTTGGGGATTTCAGCAATTTGATATCCATATCCCAAAAGAAATCGTTGACGCTTGGGGCGGAAAAAACTGGAAACAAAGTTTTGATATTTTAGTGAAAGCAGCAGGTAGCCCTGAAAAAGTACAGGAAGTCCGAGCGAAGCGTGAAGAATATTTTTATCAACAGCTGACAAGCGGAGCCATCCACTTAAAACCATATGCAAAAGAAATATTGGCAGACTTAAAAGAACGTCATATGAAACTAGGCATTGCTACGACCACTGTTACGAAAAGAGCAACAGATATCTTGGATCACTTTAAATTAGCTGATTACTTTGACACGTTTACATTCGGAGACGAAGTGTCGGAGAACAAGCCTTCACCGATTCCTTATCTGACAGCTTTGGAACGAACAGGATTAGAAGCTAGTTCAGCCTTTGCAGTGGAAGATTCTTTAGTAGGAGCAACAGCTGCTTCACGAGCAGGATTAGGCGTTGTTTTGATACCTGATTCCAGTTTTGTCCGAAATTATACCGTCGAAGAAAAGGAAAAATTGAAACTTCTTGCGGAAGGAAAAGATCTTCGAACTGTTATTGAAATGTTAAATAAAAAAACAGAAAAATAAATATAGAAAAAATAATTTGAATTTCGTACTTGACTTTTCAGTTTTCCTCATGTAGATTAATCCCAACAACAAAATATCGATTTCGTTGAAAAGGAAAGTAAGTTTGGAAACTTTGCAGAGAGGCTCTGGCTGGTGAGAAGAGTCAAGTAAGAAAAGCTGAAAATGGCCTTGGAGAATAATTTGTCGATAAGTAGGCAAATTCGGAACTGTTCGACCGTTAAAACGAACGCCAATCTCTCTTTTTGAGATGTTGGGCTTGAGGGAAGGAAACTTCCGAAAAAAGGTGGTACCGCGATACGTCGTCCTTTTACTGACATAGTTTATGTTAGTAAAAGGACTTTTTTTTTGAATATTATTTGCATTGAAATGGTAAGTACGATAGAAGAACCTTTGACAGAGAGCTTCGGTAGCTGAGAAGAAGCAAGGAACGACTATTGGAAAATGGCCATCGAGCAATTCATCCCGAGCATAGATGTAAGGCGATGACGGCTGCGACCGATATCTTGCTAGAGTATGATCGTACTTGAAGAGGAGTTGTGTGTGAACACAGCTTGAACATGAGGTGGTAACACGCAAAAAAGCGTCCTCAAGAAAATGACATTTTCATTTTCTTGAGGACGCTTTTTTTAGATAAGGAGGAATTTTAATGATTGAATTGCGAGATGTTTCTGTATGTTTCAAACAAAAAGAAAAAGAGATACAGGCAGTAGATTCTGTAGATTTAACGATTGAAAAAGGCGATGTTTATGGAATCGTCGGTTACTCAGGTGCAGGGAAAAGTACGTTAGTTCGTGTGATGAATTTGCTGCAGAAACCAACAGCAGGAGAAGTCATTGTCAATCAGACGAATTTGAGTCAGCTCTCTCCCAAAGAATTGCGAAAAGAAAGAAAGGCCATCGGTATGATCTTTCAGCATTTCAATCTAATGGAAAGCCGAACTATTTTTGACAACGTTGATTTTTCTTTAAAGTATTCTGGAAAATCGAAACAGGAACGTCGTCAAAAAGTGAATGAACTACTGGAACTTGTCGGTTTGGAAGAAAAAGCATCTGCTTATCCTAAACAACTGTCGGGGGGACAAAAACAACGAGTAGCAATCGCACGAGCTTTGGCGAATGAACCTAAGGTATTATTATGTGATGAAGCAACCAGTGCACTTGATCCGAAAACGACCCTTCAGATCCTTGCATTGTTAAAAAAATTGAATCGCCAGTTAGGTTTAACAATCGTCCTGATCACTCATGAGATGCAAGTTGTCAAAGAAATCTGCAACAAGGTAGCGGTTATGGAAGATGGAAGAATCGTTGAAAAAGGTAGCAGCATCCAGATCTTCAGCAATCCTGAAGAAGAATTGACCAAAGATTTTATTCGAACAGCTACTCATCTTGACCAAGCATTAGAAACGATCATTGCCCATTCTGCTTTTGCCGATCAGATCGCCAATAAATGGCTGGTGGAATTAAGTTATATTGGAAATCAGACGAACGAACCTCTAATCGCTCATCTGTACAGCAAATATCAAGTAACAGCGAATATTTTATATGGCAATGTAGAGTTATTACAAGAAACGCCGTTAGGGAGTTTGATCGTTACTTTAGCTGGAGAAACCAAACAGCGGAAAAAAGCATTGGATTATTTGATCAAATCTGGTGTAAAAATAAATATTTTACAAAAAAACGAATTAGATAGTCGTATCAAAGTGATCGAAGGAGGAAGATAAAATGACTGATTTCTTTAAAACATATTTGCCCAATGTTTATTTGATTCCGGATGAATTTGTCGAAGCGACGAAGCAAACACTATATATGTCTTTTTGGACAGCATTCATTGGCGGGATGATTGGAATCATCTTAGGTGTGACGTTAGTAGTGACACGCCCTAATGGATTACTAGCTAACCGTCTGCTATTTGAAATACTTGATAAGCTGATCAATATCATTCGTTCCATCCCTTTCATTATCTTGCTTTCTCTTTTAGCATTGACTACTCGTTTCTTAGTTGGAACGACGATTGGTGCGAAAGCAGCTTTAGTGCCATTGATTTTTGGAGTTGTTCCGTTTTTTGCTCGTCAAATCGAGAACGCACTGCTAGAAGTTGATCCTGGGGTGATCGAAGCGGCAGAAGCGATGGGAACCAGTCCAATCGGTATCATTTTACGTGTGTATTTGTTAGAAGGTTTGCCTGGTATCATTCGGGTCTCGGCGTTGACTATCATCAACGTGATCGGACTGACTACCATGGCTGGAGCAGTAGGTGCAGGCGGATTAGGGAATCTTGCTATATCGAGAGGGTATAATCGATTCCAAACAGATGTAACGATTGTGGCTACATTATTGATTCTAATCTTAGTTTTTTTAAGTCAATTTATCAGTAATCAACTGATTAAAAAAATTACACATTGAAAGTGGAGGAGAAAAAATGAAAAAAATTATTCGTTTTGTAGTCATTACATTTGTAGCAATTATTTGGTTGACAGGGTGTAGCCAAGGAAAAGCAGATACAACTGACAAAAAAGAAACTATCGTAAAACTAGGGATTATTGGAGAAGATACAGATGTATGGGACAACGTGAAAGACCGTTTGAAAAAGGAGAACATTAATTTGGAATACGTGAAATTTACAGATTACAATCAACCAAATGTGGCTTTAGCAGATGGATCGATTGATTTGAATTCTTTCCAACATCAATTTTTTTTAGACAATTACAATAAAGAACACGGAACTGATTTAGTATCGATCGGAAATACTGTCAATGCACCGCTGGGAATTTATTCTAACACTTTGAAGGATGTAGCTGATATCAAAGACGGAGCAAAAGTAGCAATCCCTAATGATGTTACAAATGGCGGCAGAGCTCTTCTGTTATTGCAAACTGCTGGATTGATCAAAGTGGATAAGGCAAAAGGACAAGCGCCCACTGTTTCTGATATTACCGAGAATAGAAAAAATCTAGACATTTCTGAATTAGATGCTTCCCAAACAGCACGTGCTTTGTCAGATGTAGACATTTCAGTGATCAATAGCGGTGTAGCTGTAGATGCTGGATTTAATCCTGCTTCTGATGCCATCTTCTTAGAACCAGTGGATGACCATGCACGTCCTTATGTGAATATCATCGTTGCAAGAAAAGAAGATGAAAACAATAAAACGTATCAAAAAATAGTAGACGCTTATCAAACAGAAGACACAGTCAAAGTAATCGAGAAAACATCAAAAGGATCAAGCGTGCCTGCATGGGAAACATTCGGGAGAAAATAAGAAAAATGACTAGCATAGGAGGAATTTTTTATGACAACAACAATCTCAACAAACCAATTGAAGGATCTAATCCAATATCGTTTACCAGAATATCAAGCACTTGCTCTAGATATCCACGAACATCCTGAAGTAAGTAACTATGAGTTTTATTCCTCAGCAGCGTTGATTAAACAATTAGAAAAAGAAAGGTTTTGGGTAGAAAAAGAAGTAGCTGGACACCGAACAGCCTTTGATGCACGTTATATTTCCAATAAACCCGGTCCCACAATTGCCTTTTTGGCAGAATTCGATGCTTTACCAGGTATTGGTCATGCATGCGGGCATAATTTGTTTGGTACTTACTCCGTATTAGCCGCCAGCATAGTGAAGCAATTCATTGATGAAACTGGTGGAGAAATCCGTGTATATGGCACCCCAGGGGAAGAAGGGGGCGAGAACGGATCAGCTAAAGGCAGCTTTGTTCGAGAAGGTTTTTTTGAGGATGTCGATGTAGCGTTATGCGTCCATCCAGCTTTTCGTTATGGGAAAACGACAGAATCTTTAGCGAATGATCCAGTCGACATCAAATTTTACGGTGTCGCTTCCCATGCAGCAGCAGCACCTGAAAAAGGAGTAAATGCTTTGGAAGCATTGATCCAAGTGTTTAATGGAATCAACGCTCTACGCTTGCAATTGCCAAAAGATGTCAATATCCATGGGATCATTACAGACGGAGGAGTAGCTGCCAACGTCATTCCAGATTACGCTGCTGGACGTTTCTATTTACGTGCAGGAAATCGGCAAACATTAGATAAAGTATATGAAAAAGTGGAAAATATCGTACGAGGTGCTGCGATAAGTACGGGCACGACTTTTGAGTTTGGATTGTTCCAAAATGCAGTTGATGATGTCATCGTTACTCCTTCTTTTGATGACTTATTCTTCCAGCATGCAAAAGAAGCAGGTGTTCCAGATGAAGAAATAGAAACGGAACAAAGAACAAGTCTCGGTTCTTCTGATGTAGGAAATGTCAGCCAAGTCATACCAACAATCCAGCCTACGGTAGCAATCTCTGAGACATATATTGCCGGACACACAGAAGAATTCAAAGCTGCTGCTAAAAGTGACAAAGGCCTTGCTTCTATTGCGATTGCAGCAGAACTACTCGCCAATACAGCTCTTGATCTGTTGAAAGAGCCAAAGCTATTAGAAAGAATCAAGCAAGAACATCAAGAAATAGTAGCAAGAAAAAAACAAGAGGGTGCTACTTTCTAGTAAAAAATAAACTTGTGTGTGAAAGTTATAAAAATAATTTTCAGAAAAATGAAAAAATATTTTCTTTTTCATTGACAAATGATCTTATGGAAGGTAAACTTCGTACAAGTCAACTTTTCACGCAGTAGCGGTTAGGTGTTTTGTTCAGAAAGTCGGTGGTCGCTGTGAACCGATCAAGCCTAATTGACGAATTACATGGAAAGTCCATACATTTGAATAAAAGTTTGAAAGTGAAAAACAGATCTGTTTTTAATTAAGGTGGTACCGCGGAGTCATTCGTCCTTAGTTTAAAACAGGTCTTTTTATTTTTATAAAGGAGGAATCGCGGATGAATTGCGGCGGAGTAATCCGATATCTTAACTTTTTTAGAACATAAGAACAACTAAAAAAGGAGAGATTATCATGGGAAAAAAAGGAACACCAAGTTTTTTAGAAGCAACACTTGTATTAATGGTTATTGTTTTAGGCATTGCGATTGGCGTTGTCGGATTAAAGGTCTCACCTAATATCACGATCTTAGCAGCGATCGGAATGGTCATGTTGTATGCAGTGATAAAAAGATACCCGACAGATTGGCTGCACGAAGGAATCATCAATGGCATCAAACCAGGAATCATCCCAATCTTTATTTTTATTTTAGTCGGTTCATTGATTGCTGTATGGATACAAGCAGGGATCATTCCAACTCTAATGGTCATTGGGTTCAAATTGATCAGTGTCCAGTGGTTTGTCCCTTCTGTATTTGTTGTGTGTGCAATCGTAG is from Enterococcus faecium and encodes:
- a CDS encoding Rgg/GadR/MutR family transcriptional regulator; this translates as MYDGELIKKLRVNKKLTQSQLAEGICSKTSLVGIETNSVKKMSFVTLRSFLERMNMTLAEYEWMRNQLDEPIKLKKKRRMLDRVQEDSFDPYKEISNNRRHFKKTEDLYYLVLNLHMVEKTEVSETEFEFLRYECRIIEEYLMQIPDYGQFELSILADFPWIFSDRFIENNYLKIKKRMRRLAQLNNHEQYLFTFLMNLTSFYIENGRLKKARSVNEDMKRSLAHKERSTVIYETLMADYYQRLISAALGEEKTKDYQEFFTVLEYMLGKNQRRSLEKKLLV
- the ndk gene encoding nucleoside-diphosphate kinase → MERTLVIIKPDGVRRHLVGSIIQRFEAKGLAIAEMKFETMTPELAKEHYQHLTERSFFDELIDYMTSGPVVYLVLVGEEVIDIVRKMVGATKAADAVPGTIRGDYALPGTENIIHASDSRDAAVKEIARFFPPFDINKPSEKAAK
- the mgtA gene encoding magnesium-translocating P-type ATPase, which produces MEKKKDTQKIYAAFAGKTKQELFELFHASANGLTEEQIERSRENYGENAISYGKKTPFIVEILKAYITPFTLVLIALGIISFITEYVLAAPGDKDLFGVAIIFTMVIVSGTMTLIQSVRSNQAAEKLKSLVKVTAAVKRNGKYTEIPMEEIVCGDLVRLSAGDMIPADMRLLSAKDLFISQAALTGESYPVEKHAKVCEDDQQSETSYENLVFMGSNVISGSAEGIIVSVGNETLFGHVAETLSEKPIQSSFELGIHKTSMLLIKFMSLMAPAVIVINGLTKGDWLEAFLFGLSVAVGLTPEMLPMIVTTNLVKGASVMAKKGTVIKNLNAIQNFGAIDVLCTDKTGTLTQDKIILEYHMDCEGNEDDRVLRHAYLNSYYQTGLKNLLDVAIIDEATETLDTDKINYQKVDEIPFDFERRRMSVVVADPAGKTQMITKGAIEEMLNISKFIDLGGTVTPLTKERKEAVLAKVQSLNEDGLRVIGVAQKTNPSVVGEFSVKDESDMVLIGYLAFLDPPKETTKQALKALKEHGVAVKVLTGDNELVTRSVCRQVGLEINELVTGEKISEMSDHELAQVAEDHEVFVKLNPQQKARLTTALRKNGHTVGFLGDGINDAPAMKVADIGISVDTAVDIAKESADVILLEKDLTILERGLLSGRETFGNIMKYIKATASSNFGNMFSVLIASTFLPFLPMLPLQLLFLNLIYDVSCISLPWDRMDKEYLDEPKKWNASSIGEFMVYFGPTSSIFDITTYLLMYFVICPAVVGGSFHTLDSSQRVIFIALFHAGWFVESLWTQTLVLHALRTPKVPFIQSNATFAMFVITTLGIIVGSVLPFTSFGAELGLMPLPGNYWLWLFATVIAYLALVTAVKKIYIRRFQELL
- a CDS encoding HAD family hydrolase, which encodes MKGAIFDLDGLLVDTEKTYRDGWLWGFQQFDIHIPKEIVDAWGGKNWKQSFDILVKAAGSPEKVQEVRAKREEYFYQQLTSGAIHLKPYAKEILADLKERHMKLGIATTTVTKRATDILDHFKLADYFDTFTFGDEVSENKPSPIPYLTALERTGLEASSAFAVEDSLVGATAASRAGLGVVLIPDSSFVRNYTVEEKEKLKLLAEGKDLRTVIEMLNKKTEK
- a CDS encoding methionine ABC transporter ATP-binding protein, which codes for MIELRDVSVCFKQKEKEIQAVDSVDLTIEKGDVYGIVGYSGAGKSTLVRVMNLLQKPTAGEVIVNQTNLSQLSPKELRKERKAIGMIFQHFNLMESRTIFDNVDFSLKYSGKSKQERRQKVNELLELVGLEEKASAYPKQLSGGQKQRVAIARALANEPKVLLCDEATSALDPKTTLQILALLKKLNRQLGLTIVLITHEMQVVKEICNKVAVMEDGRIVEKGSSIQIFSNPEEELTKDFIRTATHLDQALETIIAHSAFADQIANKWLVELSYIGNQTNEPLIAHLYSKYQVTANILYGNVELLQETPLGSLIVTLAGETKQRKKALDYLIKSGVKINILQKNELDSRIKVIEGGR
- a CDS encoding methionine ABC transporter permease, coding for MTDFFKTYLPNVYLIPDEFVEATKQTLYMSFWTAFIGGMIGIILGVTLVVTRPNGLLANRLLFEILDKLINIIRSIPFIILLSLLALTTRFLVGTTIGAKAALVPLIFGVVPFFARQIENALLEVDPGVIEAAEAMGTSPIGIILRVYLLEGLPGIIRVSALTIINVIGLTTMAGAVGAGGLGNLAISRGYNRFQTDVTIVATLLILILVFLSQFISNQLIKKITH
- a CDS encoding MetQ/NlpA family ABC transporter substrate-binding protein; amino-acid sequence: MKKIIRFVVITFVAIIWLTGCSQGKADTTDKKETIVKLGIIGEDTDVWDNVKDRLKKENINLEYVKFTDYNQPNVALADGSIDLNSFQHQFFLDNYNKEHGTDLVSIGNTVNAPLGIYSNTLKDVADIKDGAKVAIPNDVTNGGRALLLLQTAGLIKVDKAKGQAPTVSDITENRKNLDISELDASQTARALSDVDISVINSGVAVDAGFNPASDAIFLEPVDDHARPYVNIIVARKEDENNKTYQKIVDAYQTEDTVKVIEKTSKGSSVPAWETFGRK
- a CDS encoding M20 family metallopeptidase, with the translated sequence MTTTISTNQLKDLIQYRLPEYQALALDIHEHPEVSNYEFYSSAALIKQLEKERFWVEKEVAGHRTAFDARYISNKPGPTIAFLAEFDALPGIGHACGHNLFGTYSVLAASIVKQFIDETGGEIRVYGTPGEEGGENGSAKGSFVREGFFEDVDVALCVHPAFRYGKTTESLANDPVDIKFYGVASHAAAAPEKGVNALEALIQVFNGINALRLQLPKDVNIHGIITDGGVAANVIPDYAAGRFYLRAGNRQTLDKVYEKVENIVRGAAISTGTTFEFGLFQNAVDDVIVTPSFDDLFFQHAKEAGVPDEEIETEQRTSLGSSDVGNVSQVIPTIQPTVAISETYIAGHTEEFKAAAKSDKGLASIAIAAELLANTALDLLKEPKLLERIKQEHQEIVARKKQEGATF